A region of the Chryseobacterium cucumeris genome:
AGAAAGGGATAAAAGCAAATAAAGGGCTATAGCCCATTTTTTTGAACAGTTTCCAAGATGAAATCCCCATCAGTACGGATAGTATGAGGACATATACTGTATAAGTTAAAAAATAATTCATAAATTTTTGTGCCTATTCTTAAGATATAAATAATAAAAATGATGAGTAATAAATGATAAAAGCAGTCCGCTGTTTACAATTCACTATTCATCATTTTCTGCTTATTGGTCTGCAATTTACAGAATTTGTTACAAATTAAAGCCCCAAAACGTCTTTCATTGCGAAGTTTCCTTTTTTATCTTTAATCCACTCAGCAGCTACTACCGCTCCCAGTGCAAAACCGTTTCTATTGAAAGCGGTATGTTTGATCTCGATTTCGTCTACTTCACTTCTATAATATACGCTGTGTGTTCCCGGAACTTCGTCTTCACGTACCGCAAAAATTCCAAGCTGCTTCCCTTCTGTTTCTTCCAGTTTCCAGGCATCGAATTTCGGATTGTTCTGAATGATTCCCTCAGCGATAGAAATTGCAGTCCCACTTGGAGCATCTTTTTTATGGATGTGATGAATTTCTTCCAGCTGGCAAGAGTATTCATCTACGTTTTTCATCAGGTCTGCCAACTTTTCGTTCAGAGCAAAGAATAAATTCACGCCTAAACTAAAGTTAGAACCATATAAGAAAGCAGTTCCATTATCTACTGCCAGTTTTTCAATTTCAGCTTTTTGATCAAGCCATCCTGTTGTTCCGCAGATCACGGGAATTTTATTTTCAAGGCAAGCTTTGA
Encoded here:
- the dapB gene encoding 4-hydroxy-tetrahydrodipicolinate reductase gives rise to the protein MKIALVGYGKMGKIIDEIAQKRGHEVVARLKETPTAENLNNPDVVIEFSLPEVAFENIKACLENKIPVICGTTGWLDQKAEIEKLAVDNGTAFLYGSNFSLGVNLFFALNEKLADLMKNVDEYSCQLEEIHHIHKKDAPSGTAISIAEGIIQNNPKFDAWKLEETEGKQLGIFAVREDEVPGTHSVYYRSEVDEIEIKHTAFNRNGFALGAVVAAEWIKDKKGNFAMKDVLGL